The following proteins come from a genomic window of Pocillopora verrucosa isolate sample1 chromosome 6, ASM3666991v2, whole genome shotgun sequence:
- the LOC136281602 gene encoding uncharacterized protein, giving the protein MQDSAFHDTLNSIDANISFTIVIESDNKISFLDTLVTRRNGTIAVDVYRKPTHTDRYLDYNSHHDNKHKASTAATLLHRALKLPNFSEGKERELNRVYSALESNGYPSNFIKNIQAKKTRRSTVLSPEELVGTFFKMVEASESRKSFASLPYIKGITEPLTCVLKKHDITVVNKPLITLQQQFPAPKFRPSLES; this is encoded by the exons ATGCAGGATTCAG CTTTCCATGACACATTAAATTCAATTGACGCCAACATCTCTTTCACCATCGTAATTGAAAGTGACAATAAGATCTCCTTTCTCGACACTTTGGTCACCCGTAGAAATGGCACCATCGCTGTCGATGTTTACAGAAAGCCTACGCACACGGACAGATATCTAGATTACAATTCTCACCATGATAATAAACACAAGGCCAGCACAGCAGCAACTCTTCTACACAGAGCCCTAAAGCTACCCAACTTCTCCGAAGGAAAAGAACGAGAACTTAACCGAGTTTATTCAGCACTTGAATCTAATGGTTATCCATcgaatttcattaaaaacattCAGGCCAAAAAAACCCGACGCTCAACAGTGTTGTCCCCGGAGGAACTTGTTGGCACATTTTTCAAGATGGTCGAGGCGTCCGAATCACGCAAGTCGTTCGCCTCTCTTCCATACATTAAGGGCATAACAGAACCTCTGACTTGTGTCCTCAAAAAACACGACATCACAGTGGTGAACAAACCACTCATCACCCTTCAACAACAGTTCCCGGCCCCAAAATTTCGACCATCGTTGGAATCGTAA
- the LOC136281816 gene encoding uncharacterized protein translates to MTSFRDVQNLCPLSHGFNFIDDMELLILYDMFEPRNPDFPYESYAEFDLDEMVESECLAEFRFKKRDVYRLADVLQIPQTLRCDQRSTCGGVEGLCMLLRRLSYPCRYGDMIHRFAKPFPVISMVTNNLIDYIFDVHGRRLTHWNPEILDPDHLETYAAAITARGSPLHNCFGFIDGTVRPIARPGDNQRILYNGHKRVHAIKFQSFVLPNGLIGNMYGPVEGRKHDASMLADSGLLRDLQQYAFDHGGQPTCLYGDPAYPLRVHLQGPFRFGVLTDQMKAYNTAMSAVRSSFEWLFGDIINYFKFLDFKKNLKIGLSSIGKMYIVSALLQNALTCLYGNETVTFFDLDPPTLEEFFS, encoded by the exons ATGACATCGTTTAGAGACGTTCAGAATCTATGTCCTCTCAGTCATggatttaattttattgatgaTATGGAACTTTTGATTCTATATGACATGTTCGAGCCAAGAAATCCGGATTTTCCTTACGAATCTTACGCGGAATTCGACTTAGATGAGATGGTCGAGTCAGAGTGCCTCGCTGAATTTCGTTTCAAGAAAAGAGATGTGTACCGACTTGCCGATGTTCTGCAAATTCCTCAGACCTTACGATGTGACCAGAGGTCTACTTGTGGCGGTGTGGAGGGCTTATGTATGCTTTTGAGACGGTTAAGCTACCCTTGCAGATACGGGGACATGATTCATAGATTTGCCAAGCCATTCCCTGTCATCAGCATGGTTACAAATAATTTGATCGACTACATATTTGATGTCCATGGCCGACGATTGACCCATTGGAATCCTGAGATCTTGGATCCCGACCACCTTGAGACGTACGCAGCAGCCATTACGGCAAGAGGCTCACCTTTACACAACTGCTTTGGCTTCATCGATGGCACTGTAAGGCCAATCGCTCGACCAGGAGACAATCAGCGTATACTATACAATGGACATAAGAGGGTCCATGCTATCAAGTTTCAGTCTTTTGTGTTACCAAATGGCTTAATTGGAAACATGTATGGTCCCGTAG AAGGCAGAAAGCATGATGCATCAATGCTTGCAGATTCGGGACTGTTGCGAGACCTACAGCAGTACGCCTTTGACCATGGTGGCCAACCAACGTGCCTGTATGGAGATCCCGCGTACCCACTTAGAGTCCATCTTCAGGGTCCGTTCCGATTTGGAGTTTTAACCGATCAAATGAAGGCTTACAATACTGCAATGAGTGCTGTAAGATCTTCTTTTGAATGGCTATTTGGGGACATAATAAACTACTTTAAGTTCTTGgacttcaagaaaaatttaaaaattgggcTAAGTAGCATTGGCAAAATGTATATCGTTTCTGCTCTTCTCCAGAATGCCCTTACCTGTCTTTATGGCAACGAAACGGTCACCTTTTTTGATCTTGACCCACCAACACTGGAAGAGTTTTTCTCATga